One Oryza glaberrima chromosome 11, OglaRS2, whole genome shotgun sequence genomic region harbors:
- the LOC127754412 gene encoding enoyl-[acyl-carrier-protein] reductase, mitochondrial-like isoform X1, translating into MNELSTQCGGMAAAARLLPVAAKRLTARARRLSTSTSTSPPATAVLYDQHGPPDKVLRVAELPAAEIGERDVCVRMLAAPINPSDLNRVEGVYPVRPPLPAAVAGYEGVGQVHALGAAVDSRLLSPGDWVIPSPPSLGTWQTYIVNPATAWHRVRSDVPPQYAATVTVNPLTALRMLRDFINLAPGDTLVQNGATSIVGQCVIQLAKLHGLHTINIIRDRPGSQEAKDKLKQLGADHVFTESQLDIKNIKSLLGALPEPALGLNCVGGNAASVVLKFLRQGGTMVTYGGMSKKPVTVSTSSFIFKDLSLRGFWLQKWMSSDKAEESRTMIDYLLDLVHEGKLKYEMELTPFSDFHLALDKALGKHGSQPKQVLKF; encoded by the exons AGCACTCAGTGTGGAGGGATGGCAGCGGCAGCTCGCTTGttgccggtggcggcgaagcgactaacggcgagggcgaggcgcctctccacctccacctcgacGTCCCCGCCCGCCACTGCCGTACTCTACGACCAGCACGGTCCGCCCGACAAAGTCCTCAGGGTGGCTgagctgccggcggcggagatcgGCGAGCGCGATGTGTGCGTGCGGATGTTGGCCGCCCCCATCAACCCCTCCGACCTCAACCGCGTGGAGGGCGTCTACCCCGttcgccctcccctccccgccgccgtcgcaggcTACGAGGGGGTCGGCCAGGTCCAcgccctcggcgccgccgtcgattcCCGGCTCCTCTCCCCCGGCGACTGGGTCATCCCTTCTCCGCCCTCCTTGGGCACTTGGCAGACCTACATCGTCAACCCAGCCACCGCCTGGCACAGGGTTCGCTCCGATGTGCCTCCCCAAtacgccgccaccgtcaccgtcAACCCACTCACCGCGCTCAGGATGCTCCGCGACTTCATTAACCTCGCCCCTG GTGACACTCTTGTCCAGAATGGCGCtaccagcattgtcggccagtGCGTCATTCAGCTCGCCAAACTGCATGGTCTTCACACCATCAACATCATAAGGGACAG GCCTGGTTCACAAGAGGCCAAGGACAAACTTAAACAGCTTGGAGCAGATCATGTGTTTACGGAAAGCCAGCTAGACATCAAGAATATCAAAAGCTTATTG GGTGCTTTGCCAGAACCTGCATTAGGGTTGAATTGTGTTGGAGGAAATGCTGCTTCTGTCGTACTGAAATTTTTAAG GCAAGGTGGCACAATGGTGACATATGGTGGAATGTCCAAGAAACCTGTTACTGTTTCTACTTCATCTTTCATTTTTAAG GATCTTTCTCTAAGAGGATTCTGGCTACAGAAGTGGATGAGTTCAGATAAGGCAGAGGAATCTAGAACAATGATAGACTACCTGTTGGACCTGGTGCACGAGGGCAAACTTAAATACGA GATGGAGTTGACGCCCTTCAGTGACTTCCATTTGGCTCTTGATAAGGCACTCGGCAAACATGGAAGCCAACCAAAGCAGGTTCTCAAGTTCTAA
- the LOC127754412 gene encoding enoyl-[acyl-carrier-protein] reductase, mitochondrial-like isoform X2, giving the protein MAAAARLLPVAAKRLTARARRLSTSTSTSPPATAVLYDQHGPPDKVLRVAELPAAEIGERDVCVRMLAAPINPSDLNRVEGVYPVRPPLPAAVAGYEGVGQVHALGAAVDSRLLSPGDWVIPSPPSLGTWQTYIVNPATAWHRVRSDVPPQYAATVTVNPLTALRMLRDFINLAPGDTLVQNGATSIVGQCVIQLAKLHGLHTINIIRDRPGSQEAKDKLKQLGADHVFTESQLDIKNIKSLLGALPEPALGLNCVGGNAASVVLKFLRQGGTMVTYGGMSKKPVTVSTSSFIFKDLSLRGFWLQKWMSSDKAEESRTMIDYLLDLVHEGKLKYEMELTPFSDFHLALDKALGKHGSQPKQVLKF; this is encoded by the exons ATGGCAGCGGCAGCTCGCTTGttgccggtggcggcgaagcgactaacggcgagggcgaggcgcctctccacctccacctcgacGTCCCCGCCCGCCACTGCCGTACTCTACGACCAGCACGGTCCGCCCGACAAAGTCCTCAGGGTGGCTgagctgccggcggcggagatcgGCGAGCGCGATGTGTGCGTGCGGATGTTGGCCGCCCCCATCAACCCCTCCGACCTCAACCGCGTGGAGGGCGTCTACCCCGttcgccctcccctccccgccgccgtcgcaggcTACGAGGGGGTCGGCCAGGTCCAcgccctcggcgccgccgtcgattcCCGGCTCCTCTCCCCCGGCGACTGGGTCATCCCTTCTCCGCCCTCCTTGGGCACTTGGCAGACCTACATCGTCAACCCAGCCACCGCCTGGCACAGGGTTCGCTCCGATGTGCCTCCCCAAtacgccgccaccgtcaccgtcAACCCACTCACCGCGCTCAGGATGCTCCGCGACTTCATTAACCTCGCCCCTG GTGACACTCTTGTCCAGAATGGCGCtaccagcattgtcggccagtGCGTCATTCAGCTCGCCAAACTGCATGGTCTTCACACCATCAACATCATAAGGGACAG GCCTGGTTCACAAGAGGCCAAGGACAAACTTAAACAGCTTGGAGCAGATCATGTGTTTACGGAAAGCCAGCTAGACATCAAGAATATCAAAAGCTTATTG GGTGCTTTGCCAGAACCTGCATTAGGGTTGAATTGTGTTGGAGGAAATGCTGCTTCTGTCGTACTGAAATTTTTAAG GCAAGGTGGCACAATGGTGACATATGGTGGAATGTCCAAGAAACCTGTTACTGTTTCTACTTCATCTTTCATTTTTAAG GATCTTTCTCTAAGAGGATTCTGGCTACAGAAGTGGATGAGTTCAGATAAGGCAGAGGAATCTAGAACAATGATAGACTACCTGTTGGACCTGGTGCACGAGGGCAAACTTAAATACGA GATGGAGTTGACGCCCTTCAGTGACTTCCATTTGGCTCTTGATAAGGCACTCGGCAAACATGGAAGCCAACCAAAGCAGGTTCTCAAGTTCTAA
- the LOC127754414 gene encoding protein TONNEAU 1a-like, with protein sequence MDDYAREMMELKTLVTRTLEKKGVLAKIRAELRASVFEAIEEEDRVVENDDGGNPALLGSCNDRAKQLHASPSGRLLTALVSEYLEWAQLSHTMKVYLPECNLPKDFWKNELKDFSNKSGAEGSRSAESGPMLLDVLEGYLKYENLSQTRMAGTGRRIINSESDPALNAEHRNMRRPPSSSSVTGLPPMGRPMPSSQMSDRRGGSSASNARKDEYNWRYDADDISEEVLRASSALENVQLDRKARNLTTSWRHPGDGAE encoded by the exons ATGGACGACTACGCGCGGGAGATGATGGAGCTCAAGACGCTCGTCACCCGCACCCTCGAGAAGAAGGGCGTCCTCGCCAAGATCAGG GCTGAGCTAAGAGCAAGTGTGTTCGAGGCCATAGAAGAGGAGGATAGGGTAGTGGAGAATGATGATGGTGGGAATCCCGCTTTGCTTGGTAGCTGCAATGACCGAGCTAAGCAGCTGCATGCTTCACCATCAG GTAGGTTATTAACAGCACTTGTAAGTGAATACTTGGAGTGGGCCCAGCTAAGTCACACGATGAAAGTTTATCTGCCTGAATGTAATCTG CCAAAGGACTTCTGGAAGAATGAATTAAAGGATTTTTCTAACAAAAGCGGAGCTGAAGGGAGCAGGAGTGCTGAAAGTGGCCCCATGCTTCTAGATGTTCTTGAAGGATATCTCAAATATGAG AATTTGTCTCAAACAAGGATGGCTGGTACTGGTAGGAGAATAATCAATTCCGAGTCGGATCCGGCTCTAAATGCTGAACATAGGAACATGAGGAGGCCACCATCGTCTTCTTCAGTTACAGGCTTGCCTCCTATGGGAAG GCCAATGCCATCGTCACAGATGTCAG ACCGAAGAGGGGGGTCTTCGGCTTCCAATGCAAGGAAGGATGAATACAACTGGAGATATGATGCTGATGATATCTCTGAAGAAGTGTTGCGAGCATCAAGTGCTCTAGAAAACGTCCAGCTAGACCGGAAAGCTCGCAATCTGACGACTTCTTGGAG GCATCCAGGCGACGGTGCTGAGTAA